From Streptomyces fungicidicus, one genomic window encodes:
- a CDS encoding DUF262 domain-containing protein, giving the protein MGDIEVVKDISVVPEVHFLEQVLERIAQGELRVPKFQRPFLWRPEQMLQLFDSMERGYPMGSLLIWETTMPLESLDTIGGRRIPPAPEGAKVAYVLDGHQRLSTLFGVLHRSAEAPRSVRQEDWMWWVYRPLVRSEHDGVRYRHWKSGEPVPSHFLPMRSVLGTLDFLEYARTLSDVSHSREEADRLTKESERIAKRVKNYKVSVVRMEGGTLQQAIEVFSRINSSGQKMRPDQMVSALTYGTIGSETLSDKMEEIKGRIAASGFGEIPIMTIFQTVLALSGEEDVQRDTSWETMARKVQGQLMTAVEDTDLILQQVVEFLRQEVQVPLARLVPYNIQIMLLAVFFHFSDKVEAEQRVKLRHWFWTTSLAGTFAGSTTTQVRNFIKEVKAFARGEGGLSYSAERARSFPERFDLRSARVRAYLLWDLQTFPDRKNLDGGTANVLEQLATAHSETYRHVITQSGVPEASSPANRIVMTTPPGVSIRQALIRLAEDGRTDILDSHGVSLASIEHLKADEFTEFILVRQQELAAREKQFIESLGIKSADKEVGEADIDTE; this is encoded by the coding sequence ATGGGAGACATCGAGGTGGTCAAAGATATCTCCGTAGTGCCGGAGGTCCACTTCTTGGAGCAGGTCCTGGAGCGGATCGCGCAGGGCGAGCTGCGGGTGCCGAAGTTCCAGCGTCCGTTCCTGTGGCGCCCCGAGCAGATGCTCCAGCTCTTCGACAGCATGGAGCGCGGCTACCCGATGGGCAGCCTGCTCATCTGGGAGACCACCATGCCGCTCGAAAGCCTCGACACCATCGGTGGGCGAAGGATTCCGCCGGCACCGGAAGGGGCGAAGGTCGCTTATGTCTTGGACGGTCACCAGCGGCTCTCAACGCTCTTCGGCGTCCTCCATCGCTCGGCCGAGGCCCCGCGGTCCGTGCGTCAGGAGGACTGGATGTGGTGGGTCTACCGGCCGCTCGTCCGGTCGGAACACGACGGCGTGCGCTACCGCCACTGGAAGAGCGGCGAGCCGGTGCCCAGCCACTTCCTGCCCATGCGGTCCGTACTGGGGACCCTGGACTTCCTCGAATATGCACGGACGCTGTCCGACGTCTCCCACTCCCGTGAGGAGGCCGACCGCCTCACCAAGGAGAGCGAGCGCATCGCGAAGCGGGTGAAGAATTACAAGGTCTCCGTGGTGCGTATGGAGGGCGGCACTCTCCAGCAGGCCATCGAGGTCTTCTCCAGAATCAACAGCAGCGGTCAGAAGATGCGTCCCGACCAGATGGTCTCCGCACTGACCTACGGGACCATCGGCTCGGAGACGCTCAGCGACAAGATGGAGGAGATCAAGGGGCGGATCGCCGCTTCGGGCTTCGGCGAGATCCCGATCATGACGATCTTCCAGACCGTCCTCGCGCTGTCTGGCGAGGAGGACGTGCAGCGGGACACATCCTGGGAGACGATGGCCCGCAAGGTCCAGGGCCAGCTCATGACCGCGGTGGAGGACACCGACCTGATCCTTCAGCAGGTGGTCGAGTTCCTACGGCAGGAGGTCCAGGTCCCGCTGGCTCGCCTGGTTCCCTACAACATCCAGATCATGCTGCTCGCCGTCTTCTTCCACTTCTCCGACAAAGTCGAAGCGGAGCAGCGGGTCAAGCTCCGGCACTGGTTCTGGACCACGTCCCTGGCGGGCACCTTCGCCGGGTCCACCACCACCCAGGTCCGGAACTTCATCAAAGAGGTGAAGGCCTTCGCCCGGGGCGAGGGTGGGCTCAGCTACTCCGCTGAGCGGGCCCGTTCCTTCCCCGAACGCTTCGACCTGCGCAGCGCGCGCGTGCGCGCCTACCTCCTCTGGGACCTGCAGACGTTCCCGGACCGGAAGAACCTCGACGGCGGTACCGCCAACGTGCTGGAACAGCTTGCGACGGCGCACAGTGAGACCTATCGACACGTGATCACCCAGAGCGGGGTCCCTGAGGCTTCCAGTCCTGCCAACCGGATCGTCATGACGACGCCGCCGGGCGTGTCGATCCGGCAGGCGCTCATCAGGCTCGCGGAGGACGGGCGCACCGACATCCTGGACTCGCACGGAGTCAGCCTTGCGTCCATCGAGCACCTCAAGGCCGACGAGTTCACCGAGTTCATCCTCGTCCGGCAGCAGGAACTAGCGGCGCGGGAGAAGCAGTTCATCGAGAGTCTGGGTATCAAGTCGGCCGACAAGGAGGTCGGTGAGGCCGACATCGACACCGAGTGA
- a CDS encoding pentapeptide repeat-containing protein, giving the protein MTITSPSSEAPDWPQCAHEADGRRCRGRPVEPYAACLAHIGVDRRAGHLAALEPGAGLDLRGTPFTRDLLTELLAALTDPATGRHRLGPADFEEAEFSGDAQFARVDFTGDVSFDGAAFGGGAYFTGARFEADLGFVGATVARNVWLDGVECGGGVCFNKTRIDGELRLETGTITKSAVFRGLVVGGDATFSGIEFIEPAVFMETEINGTAWFDGALFRSDVRFDGARIAGKAWFDGAEFHHDARFDSATLSEDVSFNGTRFVEGAAFPGATIGGDVEFGGNEIGGDVTFRKATFQRTTVLGPLVFPRLLDLSDAEFQSAVTIEAAVGTLHCRRTRWSSTAALRLRHAEVDVSDAVLQFPVSIAGRSHPFVADGRELEVPELSDAPVRVASLRGADAAHLVLTDVDLTGCQFVETVHLDQLRLDGRCPLASPPPGLRRIGRRPVRWTRRRTLAEEHHWRAERQGADGWTRAPGNTDVWGPAALAPVYRQLRKALEDGKDEPGAADFYYGEMEMRRLDPDTPPGERALLALYWAASGYGLRATRALGWLLLAVVATVLAMMLWGLPQDDPEPVSTGTVTGSRVTMTTDKPDPVNPQGSYGSRLSSERFEKSLRVVINSVVFRSSGQELTTAGTYVEMASRVAEPALLGLAVLAVRSRVKR; this is encoded by the coding sequence ATGACCATCACTTCGCCCTCGTCCGAAGCGCCCGACTGGCCGCAGTGCGCGCACGAGGCCGACGGCCGGCGCTGCCGCGGCCGGCCGGTCGAACCGTACGCCGCCTGCCTCGCCCACATCGGCGTGGACCGGCGCGCCGGTCACCTGGCCGCGCTGGAGCCCGGCGCCGGACTCGACCTCCGGGGCACGCCGTTCACCCGGGACCTGCTGACCGAACTGCTCGCCGCGCTCACCGATCCGGCGACGGGACGACACCGCCTGGGCCCCGCCGACTTCGAGGAGGCGGAGTTCAGCGGTGACGCGCAGTTCGCCCGGGTGGACTTCACGGGTGACGTCTCCTTCGACGGGGCGGCGTTCGGCGGCGGCGCCTACTTCACCGGCGCCAGGTTCGAGGCGGACCTCGGCTTCGTGGGGGCGACCGTCGCCCGGAACGTCTGGCTCGACGGCGTGGAGTGCGGCGGCGGCGTCTGTTTCAACAAGACCCGGATCGACGGCGAACTCCGGCTCGAGACCGGGACGATCACCAAGAGCGCCGTGTTCCGGGGACTGGTCGTGGGGGGTGACGCGACCTTCAGCGGCATCGAGTTCATCGAGCCGGCCGTCTTCATGGAGACGGAGATCAACGGCACGGCATGGTTCGACGGGGCCCTGTTCCGGAGCGACGTGCGCTTCGACGGGGCGAGGATCGCGGGCAAGGCGTGGTTCGACGGGGCGGAGTTCCACCACGACGCCCGCTTCGACTCGGCGACGCTAAGCGAGGACGTCTCGTTCAACGGCACGCGCTTCGTCGAGGGCGCCGCCTTCCCCGGGGCGACGATCGGCGGCGACGTCGAGTTCGGCGGCAACGAGATCGGCGGCGACGTCACCTTCCGGAAGGCGACCTTCCAGCGCACGACGGTGCTGGGCCCGCTGGTGTTCCCCCGGCTGCTGGACCTGTCCGACGCGGAGTTCCAGTCCGCGGTGACGATCGAGGCGGCGGTCGGGACCCTGCACTGCCGGAGGACTCGCTGGAGCTCCACGGCGGCGCTCCGGCTCCGCCATGCCGAGGTCGACGTCAGCGACGCCGTGCTGCAGTTCCCGGTGAGCATCGCCGGCCGGTCCCACCCGTTCGTCGCGGACGGGCGGGAGCTGGAGGTGCCGGAGCTCTCCGACGCCCCTGTGCGCGTCGCCTCCCTGCGGGGCGCGGACGCCGCCCACCTGGTCCTGACCGACGTGGACCTGACCGGCTGCCAGTTCGTGGAGACGGTCCACCTCGACCAGCTGAGACTGGACGGACGCTGCCCGCTCGCGTCGCCGCCCCCCGGGCTGCGCCGGATCGGCCGGCGGCCGGTCCGCTGGACCCGCCGCAGGACCCTGGCCGAGGAACACCACTGGCGCGCGGAACGGCAGGGCGCGGACGGATGGACGAGGGCGCCTGGTAACACGGACGTATGGGGACCGGCGGCGCTGGCGCCGGTGTACCGGCAACTGCGCAAAGCCCTGGAGGACGGCAAGGACGAGCCGGGAGCGGCCGACTTCTACTACGGCGAGATGGAGATGCGCCGCCTCGACCCCGACACGCCGCCGGGCGAACGGGCCCTCCTCGCCCTGTACTGGGCGGCGTCCGGATACGGCCTGCGGGCGACGCGGGCGCTCGGCTGGCTGCTCCTGGCCGTCGTCGCCACCGTGCTGGCGATGATGCTGTGGGGCCTGCCCCAGGACGACCCCGAGCCGGTGAGCACCGGGACGGTCACCGGCAGCCGCGTCACCATGACCACGGACAAGCCCGACCCGGTCAACCCGCAGGGCTCGTACGGCAGTCGGCTGTCGTCCGAGCGGTTCGAGAAGTCGCTGCGGGTCGTCATCAACTCCGTGGTCTTCCGGTCCTCCGGGCAGGAGCTCACCACGGCGGGCACCTACGTCGAGATGGCCTCCCGCGTCGCCGAGCCGGCGCTGCTCGGACTCGCCGTCCTCGCGGTCCGCAGCCGGGTGAAGCGGTAG
- a CDS encoding peptidase C14 caspase catalytic subunit p20: MIRSDVGVHLALVKSARRSSSLVGTVAVSDYAHPDPDTRRRLRLRNVAEVRGRFTRVAQGSLGFGESVRVDGAGAGRRRLWEGLEDFLAHDAERKILYWTGHGVHRGDDGYFLACADSWEDGRFAPERALALTDLVDRLLHPECETDTLLVVDACSSHGGHLSDALRHALRLERESVERARQSRRTGFVVVGTSGFEADVPEGRWVGWLEEALAKPDFVAPDHARPFEPSALYLPLPYLLDGVDAVAAASGLDETAQRPGHTEIRSLPNSFLDNPHFQDGERRVHTPAVLTGRQSWEAAAQFGVEEGGHLSRHFAGRHRALGRVVRWMDTHPRGLLAVTGLAGTGKTALLGRLALTSLPEWRETLGPEVDPSTLPRPGTVHAALSCKGQSLHSLVTALWTVLSPLEGMAAPPAGPVTPEQCRTAVDALVSRAGSLNLLFDALDEALPDQAHDIARHLLNPLSELWGVRVVVGTRPQPRRRSAAPSEEESLLSTLDQSVEPVLLGDDEEARSSIAAMTRSVLGTEGSPYRGPEREADRVWTAGLVASGSQGSFLVARLAATELARRPLIATEAELSSWMASGGMDLHRRLAEEVGHLSSQRGAERAHEVLRPLAVIQGRGLAPGRTWLSLANALRDPDRTELTLGDLRQVCRSANGGIIASQTAPHGGGTAYHLAHPSYGEFFLTGAGLDVRAAHRRVVTALRAQAGDGWAGADPYTLDYLGAHAAQVGPEELRGLFEDVGFLLRTDPDVMLPPAAALARDCDGAALYGRVGDAFRDLSSPVARRALLRATAFVSHRDAAYRALDGEGFLPWQEYWTDMPPDPLEWRRAAPLGGARTLSWRAGTGAAEPVAGGTLTAGGRGEILVLHPESGKRLLTRRTGETSGERGNALTEVREVGAGPHWTTVARDDRAVYFWRSGSRLPDHVYRWGGAVGALAAAERASETVVLAADGQRMWMWSWKGGLRRPGTPLTDIRMMDAERLAALPMGPRLFALVAGDRAALLEVDRGTAGSGGLLAGKLDLDALGAPALAAAATAAPVSAPGGARHGWIAVADGSQVRVWRCRTDDSAPLAPPAVELVRRFDSPARGLVFGRHGDDLLLAGYEGVTVRVWAVEDPGREAAFRMTAPRDQAMAFEPGGQGLLAVADGADIRMLDVGPALTAGRGTRRRPSNQRPVVALAGAPDGPPLLCRTRGDRILVSRPGAGAPADAPATVLTHRKPVTAVDAVYAAGAWFVVAAAERTVRLWRLSADLTAGRHHDLTLGGDAGEEVPSLGLVVDGAATRLRVYVPDEGRIVHGDMPVDASRGWRTGEPTPAGLRCCSLDARSMRDGTYWLAADVGDEIRLWEHDGERPRLAHRVPDVFPAHLALGELYDPEDEESFPLLAWVDGGVHVKDCSAGYAKPPERLPGEFPAVTSLVFAGPPERPVLLVCGEWTAPRVWDVRARAWLHGEGVPWRGYTVHAVDAAPDPRGLVVALQGNDRCDLIRLPHAFFAPDPARP; the protein is encoded by the coding sequence ATGATACGGAGTGATGTGGGCGTTCACCTGGCGTTGGTCAAGTCCGCACGGCGGTCCTCCTCCCTGGTGGGCACCGTGGCCGTGTCCGACTACGCGCATCCCGACCCGGACACCCGTCGGCGGCTGCGGCTGCGGAACGTGGCGGAGGTGCGCGGCCGGTTCACCCGGGTGGCGCAGGGCTCGCTGGGCTTCGGGGAGAGCGTCCGCGTCGACGGGGCGGGAGCCGGACGCAGGCGGCTGTGGGAGGGGCTGGAGGACTTCCTGGCCCACGACGCCGAGCGGAAGATCCTCTACTGGACGGGGCACGGGGTCCACCGCGGGGACGACGGCTACTTCCTCGCCTGCGCCGACTCCTGGGAGGACGGCCGCTTCGCCCCGGAGCGCGCCCTCGCCCTGACCGATCTCGTGGACCGGCTGCTGCACCCCGAGTGCGAGACCGACACCCTGCTGGTCGTCGACGCCTGCTCCTCCCACGGCGGCCACCTCTCCGACGCCCTGCGCCACGCGCTGCGCCTGGAGCGGGAGAGCGTGGAGCGGGCGCGGCAGAGTCGGCGCACCGGATTCGTCGTCGTCGGCACCTCGGGGTTCGAGGCCGACGTCCCCGAGGGGCGCTGGGTGGGGTGGCTGGAGGAGGCGCTGGCCAAGCCGGACTTCGTGGCCCCCGACCACGCCCGCCCCTTCGAACCCTCCGCCCTCTATCTGCCCCTGCCGTACCTGCTGGACGGGGTGGACGCGGTGGCCGCGGCCTCCGGACTCGACGAGACCGCGCAGCGCCCCGGCCACACGGAGATCCGGTCGCTGCCGAACAGCTTCCTGGACAACCCCCACTTCCAGGACGGCGAACGGCGGGTGCACACCCCCGCGGTGCTGACGGGACGCCAGTCGTGGGAGGCGGCGGCGCAGTTCGGGGTCGAGGAGGGCGGCCACCTCAGCCGTCACTTCGCGGGCAGGCACCGGGCCCTGGGCAGGGTGGTGCGCTGGATGGACACCCACCCGAGGGGGCTCCTCGCCGTGACGGGTCTCGCGGGGACGGGCAAGACGGCCCTGCTCGGCCGGCTCGCCCTCACCTCGCTGCCGGAATGGCGGGAGACCCTCGGCCCGGAGGTCGACCCGTCGACGCTGCCGCGTCCCGGCACCGTCCACGCCGCCCTGAGCTGCAAGGGCCAGTCGCTGCACTCGCTGGTCACCGCCCTGTGGACGGTCCTGTCACCCCTGGAGGGCATGGCTGCGCCGCCCGCCGGACCGGTCACCCCGGAGCAGTGCCGCACGGCGGTCGACGCCCTCGTCTCCCGGGCGGGCTCGCTGAACCTGCTCTTCGACGCGCTCGACGAGGCGCTCCCGGACCAGGCCCACGACATCGCGCGGCACCTGCTGAACCCGCTGTCGGAACTGTGGGGCGTACGGGTGGTCGTCGGCACACGGCCGCAGCCCCGCAGACGCTCCGCGGCGCCCTCGGAGGAGGAGTCGCTGCTGTCCACCCTGGACCAGAGCGTGGAGCCGGTGCTGCTGGGCGACGACGAGGAGGCGAGGTCGAGCATCGCGGCGATGACCCGGTCCGTGCTCGGCACGGAGGGCTCCCCGTACCGGGGGCCGGAGCGGGAGGCCGACCGGGTGTGGACCGCGGGCCTCGTCGCGTCCGGCAGCCAGGGTTCGTTCCTGGTGGCCCGTCTCGCCGCGACGGAGCTCGCCCGCCGGCCGCTGATCGCCACCGAGGCGGAACTGTCGTCGTGGATGGCGTCCGGCGGCATGGACCTGCACCGCCGCCTCGCCGAGGAGGTCGGCCACCTCTCCTCGCAGCGGGGAGCGGAGCGGGCGCACGAGGTCCTGCGCCCGCTGGCGGTCATCCAGGGCCGCGGACTGGCCCCGGGCCGCACCTGGCTCTCCCTCGCCAACGCGTTACGGGACCCGGACCGTACCGAGCTGACCCTCGGTGACCTGCGGCAGGTGTGCCGCAGCGCCAACGGCGGCATCATCGCCTCCCAGACCGCCCCGCACGGCGGAGGGACGGCCTACCACCTGGCCCACCCCAGCTACGGGGAGTTCTTCCTCACCGGCGCCGGACTCGACGTACGGGCCGCCCACCGCAGGGTGGTGACGGCGCTGCGCGCGCAGGCGGGGGACGGCTGGGCGGGCGCGGACCCCTACACCCTCGACTACCTGGGGGCGCACGCCGCCCAGGTCGGGCCGGAGGAGCTGCGGGGCCTCTTCGAGGACGTCGGCTTCCTGCTGCGCACCGACCCGGACGTGATGCTGCCGCCGGCCGCCGCGCTGGCCCGGGACTGCGACGGGGCGGCGCTCTACGGGCGGGTGGGGGACGCCTTCCGTGACCTGTCCTCCCCGGTGGCCCGCCGGGCGCTGCTGCGGGCCACCGCCTTCGTCAGCCACCGGGACGCGGCCTACCGGGCGCTGGACGGCGAGGGGTTCCTGCCGTGGCAGGAGTACTGGACCGACATGCCGCCCGACCCCCTGGAATGGCGCCGCGCGGCCCCGCTGGGCGGGGCGCGGACGCTGAGCTGGCGGGCCGGCACGGGGGCGGCGGAACCGGTGGCCGGGGGCACGCTGACCGCCGGCGGGCGCGGGGAGATCCTGGTCCTGCACCCGGAGTCGGGCAAACGGCTGCTGACCCGGCGGACCGGGGAGACGTCCGGCGAGCGCGGGAACGCCCTCACCGAGGTGCGCGAGGTGGGCGCCGGACCGCACTGGACCACCGTCGCCCGCGACGACCGGGCCGTCTACTTCTGGCGCTCCGGCTCCCGGCTGCCCGACCACGTCTACCGCTGGGGCGGGGCCGTGGGCGCCCTGGCCGCCGCCGAACGGGCCTCGGAGACGGTCGTGCTGGCGGCCGACGGGCAGCGGATGTGGATGTGGTCCTGGAAGGGCGGCCTGCGCCGGCCCGGCACCCCGCTGACGGACATCCGCATGATGGACGCCGAGCGGCTCGCCGCGCTCCCCATGGGCCCCCGCCTGTTCGCCCTGGTCGCCGGGGACCGGGCCGCGCTGCTCGAGGTCGACCGCGGCACCGCCGGCTCCGGCGGGCTGCTCGCCGGGAAACTGGACCTCGACGCGCTCGGGGCGCCCGCGCTGGCCGCCGCGGCGACCGCCGCGCCGGTGTCCGCGCCCGGCGGCGCGCGGCACGGCTGGATCGCGGTCGCCGACGGGAGCCAAGTACGGGTCTGGCGCTGCCGCACGGACGACTCGGCGCCCCTCGCGCCGCCGGCCGTGGAACTCGTCCGGCGGTTCGACTCCCCGGCGCGCGGGCTCGTCTTCGGACGCCACGGGGACGACCTGCTCCTCGCCGGCTACGAAGGGGTCACCGTGCGGGTCTGGGCCGTCGAGGACCCCGGACGGGAAGCGGCGTTCCGGATGACCGCGCCCCGCGATCAGGCGATGGCGTTCGAACCCGGCGGACAGGGACTGCTCGCCGTGGCCGACGGCGCCGACATCCGCATGCTCGACGTGGGTCCCGCCCTCACGGCCGGGCGCGGCACACGGCGGCGCCCCAGCAACCAGAGACCCGTGGTCGCCCTGGCCGGGGCGCCGGACGGGCCGCCGCTGCTGTGCCGCACCCGGGGCGACCGGATCCTGGTGTCCCGGCCCGGCGCCGGCGCCCCGGCGGACGCCCCGGCCACCGTGCTCACCCACCGGAAGCCGGTGACCGCCGTCGACGCGGTGTACGCGGCGGGCGCCTGGTTCGTGGTCGCGGCGGCGGAACGCACCGTACGGCTGTGGCGTCTGTCCGCCGACCTGACCGCCGGGAGGCACCACGACCTCACGCTCGGCGGGGACGCCGGGGAGGAGGTCCCCTCCCTCGGTCTCGTCGTCGACGGCGCCGCGACCCGGCTGCGCGTCTACGTGCCGGACGAGGGGCGCATCGTCCACGGGGACATGCCCGTTGACGCGTCCCGCGGCTGGCGCACCGGGGAGCCGACCCCGGCGGGCCTGCGCTGTTGCTCCCTCGACGCCCGGTCCATGCGGGACGGGACGTACTGGCTGGCCGCCGACGTCGGTGACGAGATCCGGCTGTGGGAGCACGACGGGGAGCGCCCGCGGCTCGCACACCGGGTGCCGGACGTGTTCCCCGCCCATCTGGCGCTCGGAGAGCTGTACGACCCGGAGGACGAGGAGTCCTTCCCGTTGCTGGCCTGGGTGGACGGCGGGGTCCACGTGAAGGACTGCTCGGCCGGGTACGCCAAGCCGCCGGAGCGGCTGCCGGGCGAGTTCCCCGCGGTGACCTCGCTGGTGTTCGCGGGCCCTCCGGAGCGGCCCGTGCTGCTGGTCTGCGGTGAGTGGACGGCGCCGCGCGTGTGGGACGTGCGGGCCAGGGCGTGGCTGCACGGGGAGGGCGTCCCGTGGCGCGGCTACACCGTGCACGCGGTGGACGCCGCGCCGGATCCGCGGGGCCTGGTGGTGGCGCTCCAGGGGAACGACCGGTGCGATCTGATCCGGCTGCCGCACGCGTTCTTCGCGCCGGACCCCGCCCGCCCGTGA
- a CDS encoding esterase/lipase family protein gives MEHDLVVFVPGFLGSRLTRAGRDLWGEAGDALLRSRPSSAALAELALPPGLGDAPPGEPHRVAADALSTAPDAMPGLLSSMGHPDIRAALGDPAEDQFVPFAYDWRLSHRLIAERLRTRVERELARWGERVGAHYPDRPDDPRVVLVCHSTGGLAGRYYLECLGGRESARALVTLGTPHQGFARAVRLLTGHAVADGAGPLNEVLRDFALGLPSVAQMLPYYDAVRVSGKSRRRTLTDRRYPVPGLPGALVEDAFAFHREFLGAREAHRRTDAGGRLPYGVHCVAGTAHPTVHSLGLSSDGLRLAAESDVLGPGDGTVPRESAVAEWALEDRDDVLWTEVRHADLAGAAAVGARLSAIRRGLPASAMLAGDEGITLHAPSEAVAGRPFEASVLGVNLADRRLRAVMRRIGSRAGDEVVFAPDPTGRFRAELRGGPGRWLVEARVEGPNGADRRVITLYSA, from the coding sequence ATGGAGCACGACCTCGTGGTCTTCGTACCCGGATTCCTCGGCAGCCGGCTGACCAGGGCCGGGCGTGACCTGTGGGGCGAGGCCGGCGACGCCCTGCTCCGGTCCCGGCCCTCCTCCGCCGCGCTGGCGGAGCTGGCCCTTCCGCCGGGTCTCGGTGACGCGCCGCCCGGGGAGCCGCACCGGGTGGCGGCCGACGCGCTGAGCACGGCCCCGGACGCGATGCCGGGGCTGCTCTCCTCCATGGGCCATCCCGACATCCGGGCGGCGCTCGGTGATCCGGCCGAGGACCAGTTCGTCCCCTTCGCGTACGACTGGCGCCTGTCCCACCGGCTGATCGCCGAACGGCTGAGGACCCGGGTGGAGCGGGAGCTCGCCCGGTGGGGCGAGCGGGTCGGCGCGCACTACCCGGACCGCCCGGACGACCCGAGGGTCGTCCTCGTCTGCCACTCGACGGGCGGCCTGGCCGGCCGGTACTACCTGGAGTGCCTGGGCGGCCGGGAGTCGGCCAGGGCCCTGGTCACCCTGGGCACGCCCCACCAGGGCTTCGCCCGGGCCGTCCGGCTGCTGACCGGCCACGCCGTCGCGGACGGCGCGGGCCCGCTCAACGAGGTGCTGCGCGACTTCGCCCTCGGCCTGCCGTCGGTGGCGCAGATGCTGCCGTACTACGACGCCGTCCGGGTCTCGGGGAAGAGCCGCCGGCGGACCCTCACCGACCGCCGGTACCCCGTCCCCGGCCTGCCCGGCGCACTCGTCGAGGACGCCTTCGCGTTCCACAGGGAGTTCCTCGGCGCGCGCGAGGCGCACCGGCGCACCGACGCCGGCGGCCGGCTCCCGTACGGCGTGCACTGCGTGGCGGGCACCGCCCACCCGACGGTCCACTCCCTCGGGCTCTCGTCCGACGGGCTGCGCCTCGCGGCGGAGAGCGACGTGCTCGGGCCCGGCGACGGGACGGTCCCGCGGGAGTCCGCCGTCGCGGAGTGGGCCCTGGAGGACCGGGACGACGTGCTGTGGACGGAGGTCCGGCACGCCGACTTGGCGGGCGCCGCGGCCGTCGGGGCGAGGCTCTCCGCCATCAGGAGGGGCCTCCCGGCGAGCGCCATGCTCGCCGGGGACGAGGGGATCACCCTGCACGCCCCCTCGGAGGCCGTCGCCGGCCGGCCGTTCGAGGCCTCCGTCCTGGGCGTCAACCTGGCGGACCGCAGACTGCGGGCCGTCATGCGGCGCATCGGAAGCCGGGCCGGGGACGAGGTGGTCTTCGCCCCCGACCCGACGGGCCGGTTCCGGGCGGAGCTGAGAGGAGGGCCGGGGAGATGGCTGGTGGAGGCGAGGGTCGAGGGGCCGAACGGCGCCGACCGGAGGGTCATCACCCTCTACAGCGCATGA
- a CDS encoding AAA family ATPase, with the protein MSLERFSLENYRCFRERQEVELGRITVVLGRNNSGKSAVVRALPLLSLGIRGDSPYPLDLDLIQGFTPSFADLIHGSSPHGHIRLGASIGREDGETVSATAEVQNIANQGMQLVSSVQLSCRAEVANFSWIPGIDAYSPEKRAYLVDGQEAKVGFRGLLPDPADWPDSVGGVSGVTGLIREGLDEIRYLGPFRKSPKRFFRSPARSLGSVGYRGERALGMLAADEVYGRGLIGREVNTLLESILPGWRLEVTDVGSGMYIPKLRSLRDPDLVVHIDDVGTGVVQFLPIVIQRAADRVEPPAGPVIEIVEEPELHLHPSAHAAIADLYVEAVQGSQVRFLVETHSENFLLRLRRRVAERKLAPEDVRIYFVEQAEGAATLRKIEVDALGNLDYWPRGVFAEDFEEVRALADAQANRIDDAR; encoded by the coding sequence GTGTCGTTGGAACGGTTCTCGCTGGAGAACTATCGCTGCTTCAGGGAGAGACAGGAGGTGGAGCTTGGAAGGATCACCGTGGTGCTGGGCCGGAACAATTCCGGCAAGAGTGCGGTCGTGCGAGCGCTCCCGCTCCTTTCCCTCGGTATCCGCGGCGACTCCCCGTACCCTCTGGACCTGGACCTGATCCAGGGCTTCACTCCTTCGTTCGCCGATCTGATCCACGGCTCGTCGCCCCATGGGCACATTCGCCTGGGAGCGTCGATCGGGCGCGAGGACGGCGAGACCGTCAGTGCCACCGCCGAGGTTCAGAACATCGCCAACCAGGGAATGCAACTGGTCTCCTCGGTGCAGCTCTCCTGCAGGGCGGAGGTCGCGAACTTCTCCTGGATCCCCGGCATCGACGCCTACTCCCCGGAGAAGCGCGCGTATCTTGTCGACGGCCAGGAGGCCAAAGTCGGATTTCGCGGGCTGCTGCCCGATCCGGCCGACTGGCCGGACTCCGTCGGCGGTGTCAGCGGCGTCACTGGGCTCATTCGGGAAGGCCTCGACGAGATCCGGTATCTGGGTCCGTTTAGGAAGAGCCCGAAGCGTTTCTTCCGGTCTCCGGCCAGAAGCCTGGGCAGCGTCGGCTATAGGGGTGAGAGGGCGCTCGGCATGCTCGCCGCGGACGAGGTGTACGGGCGCGGTCTGATTGGCCGTGAGGTGAACACCCTGCTGGAAAGCATCTTGCCCGGGTGGCGCCTCGAAGTCACCGACGTCGGCTCCGGGATGTACATCCCCAAGCTGCGTTCCCTGCGCGACCCCGATCTCGTCGTCCACATCGACGACGTCGGCACCGGTGTGGTCCAGTTCCTGCCGATAGTGATCCAGCGGGCCGCGGACCGCGTGGAACCGCCCGCCGGGCCGGTGATCGAGATCGTGGAGGAGCCCGAACTCCATCTCCATCCTTCGGCGCACGCCGCGATTGCCGATCTCTACGTCGAAGCCGTGCAGGGGTCGCAGGTGCGCTTCCTGGTGGAGACGCACAGCGAGAATTTCCTCCTCAGGCTGCGCCGACGGGTCGCGGAGCGGAAGCTGGCGCCGGAGGACGTGAGGATCTACTTCGTCGAGCAGGCCGAGGGGGCCGCCACCCTGCGGAAGATCGAGGTGGACGCCCTCGGCAACCTCGACTACTGGCCGCGGGGGGTCTTCGCGGAGGACTTCGAGGAGGTGCGCGCCCTCGCGGACGCGCAGGCGAATCGGATCGACGATGCGCGTTGA